DNA sequence from the Cardiobacteriaceae bacterium TAE3-ERU3 genome:
GGTCGTGCTTTTCGCTGTACTCGACTAACCAATTCTTTACTTCCGATGGCATTGTCACTAGGATTCGATCATTAAGGTGTCGCATAATGTTACTCCTTTGGTTATTCCGACTTGCTCTTTATGAGCAGGTTTATTAAAACAGTTCTTACAACGTATTACAACGTTTAACATCGTTGTATAATACAACTTATTGAATATAAACAATATGCGGAAAAATATTATTTGGTATCGCCTTCAATCTAAACGACTTGAGGCTGGCCTAACACAAACTGACTTAGCAAAAGCTGTTGGGCGAACGCCACAATGGGTAAGTAAACTTGAGTCTGGCAAAACTAACACGATTGATAAAGATGATCTTGATCGGATTGCTAAAGTATTACATATACACTCCGAGGAATTGCTAACTGACTTTGACTTCACAGATGTAAATGACTTAAAGAACCAATATATTGCTCTCCCTCATATATCTGATTCGGGTCAGATCAGCAACGAACACACACCTTTCCCAGAAACCCTAATCAGGAAATATTTTGGTCGGCCAAATAACCTTGCACTTTTCCATCAGCAAAGTGGCTCCATGTCGCCTACTATTGATCATGGTGATGATGTCATCATTGACCTTTCTGAAACCACAATTAAAGACGATCTTGCTATTTATTTATTCCAAAACTTCGCTGGCGATATAGTTTTTTTGAAACGAATTCATATAAGACCGCAAGGTGGATATGTCATTAAGAGCGATGCAGGCGATATCTTCACAGACATGATCATCACTAAAGAAGAAGCTAAAGAAATGAAGGTTATTGGCAAAGCTCTAGGCCGATTTAGCATCAAAACATTTTGACCGCACACAAAAAAGCCGCCTGACAAGCAAGCGGCTTCGAATAAACAAAATATACAATAAAGGCTATTACTGAGCCTGTTTTGCAGATGGCTTCAGGCCTCTGCTCTTTAAATCGTTAATGAAGTTAACAATATTCCTGCGCATCGCAATATTCCGCGCCTCAATGTACCTGCGCCCACCTATCATGGAATATCCAAACGGGACTTCACCGTGAGATTTTATTTGTTGGTCATAGATAATTTCATCAGTAGTTCTGTCCATGATTTCGTATCGAACAATAACATCAGTTGGGAAGTTGTTAGAGCCAAATTGAGGGGTTTGGAGCTTCATTATCTTTGCGAAAATGCTTACTCCTCTATCACTCATATCGCTAAATAACCGTGATCTAATCGAGGCTTCTTCTAAAGCCGATTTAAATTCACCTTTCAACGACCCATCATTTACATTCCCAGCAATTCCAACATCAATCTTACCCAGCTGCTCATCGCGTTTTGCAGTTGATACTGTAATTGTCTTCAACGAAGCATCCAGCCTTTGCGTCTTTTCAACTTGTATGTCTTCTTCATTGGGGTTGAAATTCAAAGGCGGCACGCTGTTACAACCAGCCATCACAAGGAATCCAACAACTAACAATATTTTCTTCATGATCATAGGCCAAAATTATGAGTAATGACCAGCATAGCATTATTGATGAGCAATAAAAAACCCTGCCGGAGCAGGGTTTTCGTTTAAATTATTTATTCAACTTTAAGATGTCTTGATAATGTGGTTGTGAATGTCGTTATCAAAATATGAAAGACTTTGAATATCTTTGATTGGTAGAACATACTGAAATTCTTCTAATTTCTCGTCATCTTTAATTTGGGGTTCCCCTTCGTCCCATTCCAAAATACCATTTTTTTCATATAAACTTATGAAGTTGCCATTGAATGATAGGGTTTGGTCTTCGCGCCGATAACCACTCTTAAACGGGATTATTGAAATATATGCCAGATCAAGACGAGATAATTTTTTAATTCCAACCATCCCTATATAGAATCTTCCTGACACCAAAGAAACTTTAACCAGTTTCTTTTTATCTATACTTTCCAAAAGAAAAAGCAGCAGACTATCTGCTCTCTCACTTACTTCTTTGAATAATAATTTATAGTCATTGCTAATAACCTTCTCTTCGTCTATCTGCTCCCTGCAAATCGAAGCCGTACGAAAGCATACATCAATGCAAAATTGCACAAATATAATTTTTAGCATAAATGATGGGGCATTTTTAACGCCTAGAGCACTCAAAAAAACCTGAATCTTACTTGAAATGTAATTTACATTTGATACGTTGGGTGCAACTAATATCTCGTACTCTCTAGATATTAAAAAAAGCTCAACAGTTTTGTAAGCCCACAGGAGGAAAAGAGAAACCGTTAATATAAAAAAGAAGACCTGTAGTGACTTACGAAAACCTTTATACGTGAGTCTCATGCCATGCATGACTATCAATGCATAAATTTCTTGGTTAGTCCCTTTCTTAAGGGTCATTTTTTGGATTGGCGATGAACTAACGTAGTGATAACCAATCGCTAAAATATAAAGTAATAAAAGACCAGAAAAAAATGCAGACATAGGGGCTAGTGGCTTACCTTACTTATCTCTTAAAGATGATAGTTGTTCAAGGATGCTCTGCTGAACATCTTTGTTTTTTAGGTTTAATTTAATAGTCGAACCATCATCTTCAATAATGATTGGATTATTATTGTTGCTAGCACTCTTGTTCTCAGCCACGGAAGCATCCGATTTTTTAGATTTATGAATCATACTTTTCCCATATGCCATTGCCATTGGTGCAAGCGAAAATACCGCAAAAACTATTGGCAATATCAAAAAAGCAGCGCTATTCCCCATTTTTAGATCCTCACATTTTTGTAGGTTTCCCTACTTTCGAAAGCCCAACAATATAAGGTATCTTATCTACCTGAAAACACTTTTCCAAGTTATTTTTACTTATTTCGCCTCTGCTTCCGCCATCCCCACGGCGCTATATCCTGATACTCTGATGTGTGCCAAAGTCCTCGCTTTGCTGCTTGAGCCTCGGCTTCTAGTGCATAGTATGGCCCGCTTTTGTAGTATTTGCGATATACCCAAGCACCGCCAAGCCTAACCATTTTGCTGTTAATATCCAACCCATCAAGATACAGTGTGCAAAGATCACGCTTGTACCTGTCTTTCTTGGTGCAATCAGCGGTAATTTGTTTGCCTTTGATCATCGCTGACAGCATCGCAGTAGACTTACTTCCGTACGGCTGCTTTCGTTCCGGCGCATCAATGCCCAGTAATCTGATTTTGTGCTGTTCACGGTCAACCAGCAGCGTTATCGTGTCGCCGTCTGTGACGTAAACGACTTTGCCAGCTAGCTCATAGGCTGACGCTGTGGTCGCCAGTAGAACGGATAAGATGAGTAGATACTTCATGCTGTCAGGATAGCAGAAAATATTTACTGTTCCTCAAGCCATTTTATAAATGATTCTCTATCAGTGAGGGTACAATCTGGCATTTCAACAAACTCACCTTCGACACGCTCTTTTATGCGCTCAAGGTCATAATTAAATTGTTCTGCTGGTTGCTCATTCATGGTCAAGCCCTATGTATGTTTCGGCATGAATAATACACACGATGCGCATCTTTTACTTGCCTAAAGTGTGTATGGTGTGTATAATCACCCTAGGTTAGGACAAAGGAGGCTACATGAGCTCATCTGACCTAATCTCGGAACTCAAAGCGGCTGGTTGTAGCTTTGTTAGGCACGGTAAAGGCGATCACCAAATATGGTTCTCACCAATTACCAAAAAGCGGTTCACAGTACCGCACCCTAAAAAAGACCTACCAATCGGCACTTTGAGGTCGATCCGAAAAGCGGCGGGGATCTAATCCCCGCCCACCTATAACAATCAATGGAGTGCATTATGTTATTCAGTGTTGGCGTTGAAATGCCTAAAAATGAAAATGAAGCCTACGGTTTAGTCGTGCCAGCGCTTTGCCGTGACAACTACGGTTGCATTAGTGCTGCTGATACGCTTAATGATATCCCTGCTATGGTGAAGGATGTGATTTCAATGGTGCTTGCGGATATGTCTGAAAGCGGCGTTGATACTGTATCCATTGTGGATGAAGGTTTTGCCGTCTATCAGAAGCAAGACGATTACCAGTATTGTGATACTTGGTTGTTAATCGACGTGGATATAAGCGATTATCTTGGCAAACATCAGCGCGTAAATATCACCGTCCCAGACTACCTGTTAAAGCGGATTGACCAAAAGGTAGGTAGTACAGGTGAATACAAGAGCCGCAGCCACTTCTTGACCGTTGCAGCACAACGCGAATTATCCGTATAACATAACTAAATTGCGGTCAGCTAACACTACTTAGTACGATGCTCAGCTGCCCACCCAGATTAACCCCATAGGTCAGGGGATCAGACTAAGAAAATGCAATATGGCGAAAACACGTACTGAAATTCAACAAAAAAGCGACGAAAAGCGAGGCGTTAAGGTCAAAGGGTTAAAAATGTCTCTCGATGATATAGCCCTTCTTGAGCGCCTTGCTGAGCAACTTGGGAAGCCCCAGGCGACCATAGTAGCTGACGCACTGCATTTCTACGCTGAAGCATTAGACAAGAAGTAAAGGATCATACAGCTAATCCACTCGTATAAACGATGCTCAGCTGTCCACTCTTTCGCATGACCGTATTCATGCGTGATTCAAAATCTTGCAGGCTTGATGATGATGCGGCAATGTCAGTGACGCGCTGGATTTGCTTATCCAGTTCAGCCTTGCCGCCATCGGTAAGCCATTGGTGCATTTTCTCTGATTGGTGTTTGCGGGCTTTTAGTTCAGCATATACTTCTTTCGGCAGGATGCAGCCATAAACCCACTTGTCTGTCAGATTACCGTAGATTGCAGGAGTGCCGCCGCTGTGTCCGGTGTACTTCGTACCAGTAATACGCGCCAATGCGTGGTAATACTCGTCGTGGAAGCGTAATTCCCACTCAGCAACATCAGGACGCAATAGCAACGGGATGAGGTGCGAGAAGCTGTTCATCTGCAAGCCGTTGCGGATGATGGCGTCTATTTGCATATCGCACCAAACGGCAAATTTAATATCCAGCCAACGTGCAAACGCAACTGCCAGCTTTGGATGGAACCAAGTCCCACCGCCTACTTCTGACGGTCCTGACTTTGCATAAACCAAACCTGTTTTCTTAGCCAAACGGAGTAGCTTGGCTCTCGAACTAGCCGAAGACCCATCTAATATACTGATTTCCTTAAACTGTTGCAGAAAGTCACTTTTACCGCCCATCTGCTCGTATAAGGCAGCAAGATACTCAACTGTATCTCGCTGATTCATCCACTCAACAGGACGTTTGCCAAATCGCGCAGCCGCCTCGGTCGCATTAAACCAGCCATCAAGATTAAAACTCTGTGGCTGATTTTGGTATTCAAACTTGATTATCTTTGCCATGTTTACTCCAGACAATAAAAAACCGCCTGTTACGGCGGTTTAGTGTGATTTTGTTTGTTTAGTTAGAAGATACTGATCTCTTGCGTATCGTCGCCCATGACATCGACCCAAATGCTGTCGAACGCCATGATCAAATCAATCTGCCATTGTTGAGGGGTTATCCCGCGTAATCGGAAGTAAGCATTCATTTCTGACCATTTAAGCGAGGTAAGCCCCATTGAACAATCACGTCCTCGGCTGATTTCCTCGAACCATTGCCACTCTTTTTCAAGCATTGGCGGGATTTCAGGCGGATTGAGTAATTCAGGGGCTTCAACACCTGTCTGCTCGTAAATCTCGGTGATTAATTGCCAGCGAGATTGTCCGTCTTTTCCAACTTTGCGTAATTTGAGAAGCGCCCTTGATTGCTCAAGGGCTTCTTCGATTACGCTGCAATAAAATTTGCCTGTTCGTCCAGCTGAGCGTTGATCTGTTCGCGCACCCAGTTAATGCCAAGCAAATGCTCTTTGACCGCTGCCGTACTAAATTCAACGGGCTTGCCCTTTTCTTCGACACCTTCCCAGCCAACAACACAGGCTGCTAATAGGTCGATGCCCTGCTGTTCGATTTCAGCAAAGCTAACACCCGCTTTGCCTGTACGTTGAGCTTTTGCCTCAGCTACTCGCATTTTGTCCGCAAGCCGGATGCCGAGATTGCGTGGTGCATCTGCTTCACGACTGATCAGCTTCAACTTGATGCCAATGCCCTTGCCGTTTACTGGGTGAGTGAGTTCAAACTCATGGGTAATGCCGTTTTCTGCTGCATTGAGTTCGTTAAGTTTTGAAATATCCATTGTTACTCCTTATGAATCGCTTTCTGTTGGTGTACCTGACAGGCGAATAGTTAGGCTGCCGCTCATAACATCGGCAACGCTGACTTCAAATGATCGTGACCGCACAGTTCCCAAGACTTTGAATTTCGCCCCATCGGGGAAGGTAATGCGGAACATACGGCGCAGCCCATCTTTGTTCGCCTTGATGATCTCTTTGTATGCCTCGCTCTTCGGCACATAATGACCTGCAATAGTGAGGTTGCCGGGGTCTTTCATCCCCACGGCGAACTCTTTAAAATCAGCTGATGCGAGCGTCGTAACGTCGATTTCGTCTGATTCAATACCTGACCATGAGATTGATTTGGTCAGCGTGTCCAGACTTTGGAAATCTGCACCGCTTTCGCCTGAGGACATGTCTGTCACTTCGGCTTTGCTCATTTCAATGCTTGTCCCTTTGGACAGCAAATATTCACTTCCAGCCATGTTTAGCTCCTGTAATTAACTGTAATCGTGATCGCATACCATCCGTTGACGTATAGCCCTTGATTCCGACAAGTCGGCTGTTCGATGGTGATATGCTTAAGTTTGCCCACCGGATACAAAGCAATGATCTCGTCAGCCAATTCATCGGCTTCGACAACGCTTTGCCTTTGTGGTGTGTATAGATTGATTTGGAAAATACCGTGCTGTTTATCCCCCGTGAACGTGTCAAACGTGGTTTTAGCTGGTATCAAGTGTGTTGTTAGATAGGTTGATTCCTGCACTGGTGTATCAAGGTTTTCAAATACGACAGGCAACCCCTTGGATAGCCCAAAATCGTAAATAATCCCCTCTAGTGCAGCCCTTATGGTGCGTGCTGTGACCATATTTTCTCCGCGACTGATTTCATCTCTTTGGCTGTGATGCGAACCATGCCTTGTGGTGCTTGCACCGAAAATATGCCGCTTCCTACCTTGGTCGTTTTAGCCCCGACACCGGGATAAAGCCCATATTCGACAACAGGCGCATATTCCTTGTCCGTCCAAATTGAGACGGCTTTACCCCATCTCGGATCGTTGTCAGAAATTCCCCACGACTGTCGCAGTTCGCCCGTGTCTACTGGCGTATGCGCTTTGACCCCGTTATGCGCTTCAATGACCGTCTCGCGCATGGTTGCGTCCAAAGCCTTATTAACCTTGCTCACCCATTTTTCAACATCGCTCGCAAAGCTCATCGCCGCCCCGCAAGGTTGTAAACAACTGGCGTACCTGCTGGATTGGTTTCTTTGACGTTGATGATTTTCCACACTGCGCCATTAACATCACTGATGGTGTCGCCTGTAGTTGGCACAAAAGTCAGCCCCTTTGCTGATAGCGTGATGCTTTTGTCGCCTATCTCTACCAACGATCCATCGGCATAAGCTTGTCCAGAACCGACAAGTTTCATGTCAGACAAAACAGCGATGCCTTGCTGTGTTTCGGTTGTGCTTGTCGTCACCGCGCCCAAATGTGGGTTGTAGCCACTAATAGCCTTGCGCTTAATCGTCACGGGCTGCCCAAACTCTGCAATCAGCTCGGCGCCGGCGTCCTGCATTTCCTGATAAAAACTCATCCGCGCACCAGCCTTGCTGATCCGCGTTGCTTTTCAATCAAGCCATCAAGCATCTTGGCAACGTAACTAAACCGCTTTGCGTCTATGCCGCTTAATTCGCGGTATGAGACGCTGATTTC
Encoded proteins:
- a CDS encoding DUF4128 domain-containing protein; protein product: MVTARTIRAALEGIIYDFGLSKGLPVVFENLDTPVQESTYLTTHLIPAKTTFDTFTGDKQHGIFQINLYTPQRQSVVEADELADEIIALYPVGKLKHITIEQPTCRNQGLYVNGWYAITITVNYRS
- a CDS encoding thermonuclease family protein → MKYLLILSVLLATTASAYELAGKVVYVTDGDTITLLVDREQHKIRLLGIDAPERKQPYGSKSTAMLSAMIKGKQITADCTKKDRYKRDLCTLYLDGLDINSKMVRLGGAWVYRKYYKSGPYYALEAEAQAAKRGLWHTSEYQDIAPWGWRKQRRNK
- a CDS encoding LexA family transcriptional regulator, with the translated sequence MRKNIIWYRLQSKRLEAGLTQTDLAKAVGRTPQWVSKLESGKTNTIDKDDLDRIAKVLHIHSEELLTDFDFTDVNDLKNQYIALPHISDSGQISNEHTPFPETLIRKYFGRPNNLALFHQQSGSMSPTIDHGDDVIIDLSETTIKDDLAIYLFQNFAGDIVFLKRIHIRPQGGYVIKSDAGDIFTDMIITKEEAKEMKVIGKALGRFSIKTF
- a CDS encoding HK97 gp10 family phage protein, translated to MSFASDVEKWVSKVNKALDATMRETVIEAHNGVKAHTPVDTGELRQSWGISDNDPRWGKAVSIWTDKEYAPVVEYGLYPGVGAKTTKVGSGIFSVQAPQGMVRITAKEMKSVAEKIWSQHAP
- a CDS encoding type II toxin-antitoxin system HicB family antitoxin — translated: MLFSVGVEMPKNENEAYGLVVPALCRDNYGCISAADTLNDIPAMVKDVISMVLADMSESGVDTVSIVDEGFAVYQKQDDYQYCDTWLLIDVDISDYLGKHQRVNITVPDYLLKRIDQKVGSTGEYKSRSHFLTVAAQRELSV
- a CDS encoding ribbon-helix-helix domain-containing protein: MRHLNDRILVTMPSEVKNWLVEYSEKHDRPLTYVVRKAIEAFINQEEASDKNPITQ
- a CDS encoding KilA-N domain-containing protein, which codes for MAKIIKFEYQNQPQSFNLDGWFNATEAAARFGKRPVEWMNQRDTVEYLAALYEQMGGKSDFLQQFKEISILDGSSASSRAKLLRLAKKTGLVYAKSGPSEVGGGTWFHPKLAVAFARWLDIKFAVWCDMQIDAIIRNGLQMNSFSHLIPLLLRPDVAEWELRFHDEYYHALARITGTKYTGHSGGTPAIYGNLTDKWVYGCILPKEVYAELKARKHQSEKMHQWLTDGGKAELDKQIQRVTDIAASSSSLQDFESRMNTVMRKSGQLSIVYTSGLAV
- a CDS encoding type II toxin-antitoxin system HicA family toxin → MSSSDLISELKAAGCSFVRHGKGDHQIWFSPITKKRFTVPHPKKDLPIGTLRSIRKAAGI